One genomic segment of Brassica napus cultivar Da-Ae chromosome A3, Da-Ae, whole genome shotgun sequence includes these proteins:
- the LOC106442028 gene encoding ubiquitin domain-containing protein 7SL RNA1 — translation MRVFVDTKFGSTFTFDLSPINKLSDIKKRIENSHGIPVSTQKLFFDGVELVVDRYQLPTYRIVSNSRLLLEVRDDHVNNQMLHQSPYATQGFVPSMAMRNYDQLLPSHASSSFFNQDPHTIAKSNQVPQSHASASFHNQDPRTMARSNQVPPSHASEAFYNQDRLESNDGQVLDQPDVLESFSMDEFLERAPLPWTAQETRKMEGSWPGTTGDNVNIQESCGRDNENQDLAPSPQKLTVIMTQYDKPGSDFLVDVNANDNVEELRKELEKMQQKYQLDLPAEGYFFMHKERVLVDDKSFSMNRVANGDTIEILPEPDIKDFYT, via the coding sequence ATGAGGGTGTTCGTGGACACTAAGTTTGGCTCAACGTTCACCTTTGATCTTAGTCCCATCAATAAACTTTCAGATATCAAAAAGCGGATCGAGAACTCTCATGGTATCCCTGTTTCCACGCAAAAGCTCTTCTTCGATGGCGTGGAACTTGTTGTAGATCGTTATCAGCTCCCAACGTATCGTATCGTTAGTAACTCTCGCCTCCTCCTCGAAGTACGTGATGATCACGTCAACAATCAAATGCTCCACCAATCTCCATATGCAACTCAAGGCTTCGTCCCTTCCATGGCGATGCGCAACTACGATCAACTGCTACCGTCCCATGCAAGTTCGTCTTTCTTTAATCAAGATCCGCATACGATTGCGAAGAGCAACCAAGTGCCACAGTCACATGCAAGTGCATCTTTCCATAATCAAGATCCGCGTACGATGGCGAGGAGCAACCAAGTACCACCGTCACATGCAAGTGAAGCTTTCTATAATCAAGATCGGCTTGAGAGCAACGACGGTCAAGTGCTTGATCAACCCGATGTACTAGAGTCATTTTCCATGGACGAGTTTCTTGAAAGAGCTCCATTGCCTTGGACAGCCCAAGAAACCAGAAAAATGGAAGGTTCCTGGCCTGGGACAACCGGAGACAACGTTAACATTCAAGAATCGTGTGGGAGAGACAACGAGAATCAAGATTTGGCTCCATCGCCGCAGAAGCTGACAGTAATCATGACGCAGTATGATAAACCTGGGAGTGACTTTCTTGTTGATGTGAATGCGAATGATAACGTTGAAGAGCTGAGGAAAGAGCTGGAGAAGATGCAACAGAAGTATCAGTTAGATCTGCCTGCAGAAGGGTACTTCTTTATGCACAAAGAGAGAGTGTTGGTCGATGATAAGTCCTTCAGCATGAACCGAGTAGCTAACGGTGATACCATTGAGATTTTGCCCGAACCTGATATCAAGGACTTCTATACATAG
- the LOC106438716 gene encoding elongation factor Tu, mitochondrial — translation MASVALRNPTSKRLLPFSTQIYSRCGGSISSSPSISHSIGGGDDLSPSSFGASLWRSMATFTRNKPHVNVGTIGHVDHGKTTLTAAITKVLAEEGKAKAIAFDEIDKAPEEKKRGITIATAHVEYETAKRHYAHVDCPGHADYVKNMITGAAQMDGGILVVSGPDGPMPQTKEHILLARQVGVPSLVCFLNKVDVVDDPELLELVEMELRELLSFYKFPGDDIPIIRGSALCALQGTNDEIGRQAILKLMDAVDEYIPDPVRVLDKAFLMPIEDVFSIQGRGTVATGRIEQGVIKVGEEVEILGLKDGPPMKSTVTGVEMFKKILDNGQAGDNVGLLLRGLKREDIQRGMVIAKPGSCKTYKKFEAEIYVLTKDEGGRHTAFLSNYRPQFYLRTADITGRVELPDDVKMVMPGDNVTAVFELIMPVPLEIGQRFALREGGRTVGAGVVSKVMT, via the exons ATGGCCTCCGTCGCTCTTCGAAATCCAACCTCGAAGCGTCTACTTCCCTTCTCTACTCAGATCTACTCACGCTGCGGTGGTTCCATCTCTTCGTCTCCCTCGATCTCTCACTCGATCGGAGGAGGAGATGATCTCTCTCCCTCAAGCTTCGGAGCTTCCCTGTGGAGATCCATGGCTACCTTTACACGAAA taaACCTCATGTTAATGTCGGAACGATCGGGCATGTGGATCACGGGAAGACCACTTTGACTGCTGCAATCACAAAG GTTCTTGCTGAGGAGGGCAAAGCTAAAGCTATTGCCTTTGATGAGATTGATAAAGCTcctgaggagaagaagagaggaatTACCATTGCCACG GCTCATGTGGAGTACGAGACTGCTAAGCGTCACTATGCTCATGTTGATTGCCCTGGACACGCTGATTATGTTAAG AATATGATTACTGGAGCTGCACAAATGGATGGTGGGATTCTTGTGGTTTCAGGTCCAGATGGACCCATGCCTCAGACCAAGGAACATATTCTACTTGCCCGTCAG GTTGGTGTTCCATCACTTGTGTGCTTCTTGAACAAAGTCGATGTGGTGGATGATCCAGAGCTATTGGAGCTTGTAGAGATGGAACTACGTG AACTTCTAAGCTTCTACAAGTTCCCTGGGGATGATATCCCAATCATCCGGGGATCTGCTCTGTGTGCACTTCAGGGCACAAACGATGAAATTGGAAGGCAAGCTATATTGAAGCTGATGGATGCTGTTGATGAGTACATACCTGACCCTGTTCGTGTGCTTGACAAGGCTTTCTTGATGCCTATTGAAGATGTTTTCTCAATCCAG GGACGTGGAACTGTTGCAACCGGACGTATTGAGCAAGGAGTCATCAAAGTTGGTGAAGAAGTTGAGATATTGGGTTTAAAAGAC GGACCTCCAATGAAATCTACTGTAACTGGGGTTGAGATGTTCAAGAAGATTTTGGATAATGGACAG GCTGGTGACAATGTTGGACTTCTTCTGCGTGGGCTCAAGAGAGAAGACATTCAGCGTGGAATG gTGATTGCTAAGCCTGGTTCATGCAAGACATACAAAAAGTTTGAAGCGGAGATCTATGTGCTCACAAAGGACGAAGGTGGACGTCACACTGCTTTTCTCTCCAACTACAGGCCTCAGTTCTATTTGAGGACTGCAGATATCACTGGGAGAGTAGAGTTACCAGACGACGTGAAGATGGTTATGCCTGGTGACAATGTCACTGCTGTTTTCGAGCTTATCATGCCTGTCCCACTCGAAATAG GTCAAAGATTTGCCCTGAGGGAAGGAGGTAGAACAGTTGGAGCTGGTGTTGTATCAAAAGTGATGacttga